In Taeniopygia guttata chromosome 2, bTaeGut7.mat, whole genome shotgun sequence, one genomic interval encodes:
- the TBC1D31 gene encoding TBC1 domain family member 31 isoform X7, with the protein MERCDLGERRRGPIWSRRAGAAAARGVIVNIIHSVQGYHSKTIHFLNVAFDSSGDSLLAGDRQGNIYVFDLNGNRFNLVQRTMQACTALAFNLHRKTEFLVALADYSIKCFDTETQELVSWMRGHESSVSSISVHESGKFAITTSTDTAQLWDLDTFQRIRKLNVRQSVGIQKVFFLPLSNTILSCFKDNSVFAWEFDTLHCKYQLSAPVEGFVLFYKVFAVTRNGHTLVAGGKSNHLHIWCLELKRLIRIIQMPEKVRAVRHLEFLPDEFDGGSNQVLGVLSQDNVMRFINIETCKLLFDIGSPEDGISTAVISPNGRYIASVMENGSLNLYSVQALTQEGNKPPPFMFKVVEDGPKYTSEANKLITKVTSGRSKEPWKSKQSKIQSRLLKLQANTSLENKENELRGGLNKKRLQALLKEFGEYPAKYRMFVWRSLLQLPENHLAFSSLIDRGIHSAFVNIQKEYPIKSGKLLRVLQRTLSALAHWSAIFAETPYMPLLAFPFVKLFQNNQLICFEVVATVVVNFCQHWFEYFPNPPFNVLGMVENVLAHHDKELLQHLIKYNVTSQVYAWPLLETLLSEVLTREEWLKTFDNIFSNHPSYFLMIVVAYVICSRAPLLHCNQAADFEYFFHHRNNVDINVVIKEAYHLMEATPLDIHPQHMLDDFTPLTKGQYPVFNKYPVFIVNDQAQKWEKIRQDEIEYLRERQLAHESEAKAQEQKAEDEAWYRKQKLLQEAEEQRRKILLEEEKLAEQSQRLAVVKRELKAKELQLLDVSRRCFLNYQQDQLQMELKRLDDEIARKHLIKNQEAVTKEMKDEVEAHQRKVDLKGVQRLTEIDKEEIQKAHTVAEENLAKAEQKHTDTDWRLHQQRRLRRDDQEQEKRYREIVELLHDNRVKEAELLKAMRETEEKKQEDVVQNKAQLEEEQKVAAAVDGHRKQFLDGKRNDELKLAEKLQREDGHFEGLHNLKARCPERGVEVHQVPRPGNIYLNDLSTLASSPHKNVFAPRDGTDRRRAELARQEWELMAEVRQLRRRLASRAKARHPPAHFPATTWSS; encoded by the exons atggagcGCTGCGATCTGGGCGAGCGGCGGCGCGGGCCCATCTGGAGCCGCAGGGCGGGGGCGGCCGCAGCGCGGGG aGTTATAGTGAACATCATTCACAGTGTCCAGGGGTACCATTCAAAGACAATACATTTTCTGAATGTGGCTTTTGACAGTTCTGGGGATTCTCTCCTCGCTGGAGACCGCCAAGGGAATATATATGTTTTTGACTTGAATGGGAACAG gTTCAACCTCGTTCAGAGAACAATGCAGGCTTGCACTGCTTTGGCATTTAATCTTCACAGAAAGACAGAGTTCCTTGTGGCTTTGGCAGATTATTCCATTAAGTGCTTTGATACAG AAACCCAGGAGCTAGTTAGTTGGATGAGAGGCCATGAGTCTTCTGTGTCTTCCATCTCTGTCCATGAGTCAGGCAAGTTTGCCATCACTACTTCCACTGATACAGCTCAACTGTGGGACTTGGACACCTTTCAAAGAATAAGAAAGCTGAATGTTCGTCAGTCTGTGGGTATACAAAAG gttttttttcttccattgaGTAACACCATTCTCAGCTGTTTCAAAGATAATTCTGTTTTTGCATGGGAATTCGATACTCTTCACTGTAAATACCAGTTGTCAGCTCCTGTAGAAggttttgtattattttataaGGTGTTTGCTGTTACCAG GAATGGTCACACTTTGGTAGCTGGTGGGAAATCAAATCATCTTCACATATGGTGTTTGGAATTAAAGCGTTTGATAAGAATAATCCAGATGCCCGAGAAAGTGCGAGCTGTCCGTCACCTGGAATTCCTCCCTGATGAATTTGATGGGGGCTCCAATCAG GTCCTTGGAGTGTTGAGTCAAGATAATGTTATGAGATTTATCAATATAGAAACATGCAAACTTCTTTTTGACATTGGGAGTCCTGAAGACGGAATTAGTACAGCAGTGATTAGCCCGAATGGACGGTATATTGCCTCAGTAATGGAAAATGGAAGCCTTAACTTATACAGTGTCCAAGCTTTGACTCAAGAAGGAAATAAG CCTCCACCATTCATGTTCAAAGTTGTAGAAGATGGACCCAAGTACACCTCAGAGGCAAATAAACTGATCACAAAAGTGACTTCAGGAAGGTCAAAGGAGCCATGGAAAtccaaacaaagcaaaattcaAAGCAGATTGCTAAAACTGCAAGCAAATACATCACTTGAAAATAAAGAG AATGAATTGCGAGGTGGATTAAACAAGAAACGTCTGCAGGCCTTATTGAAAGAATTTGGAGAATATCCAGCTAAGTACAG GATGTTTGTTTGGCGTTCCTTATTACAACTTCCTGAAAACCACTTGGCATTCAGTAGCCTGATAGATAGAGGAATCCACAGTGCATTCgtaaatattcagaaagagTACCCTATCAAAAGTGGGAAACTGCTGAGAGTTCTACAGAG GACATTGTCAGCTCTAGCTCATTGGTCTGCTATCTTTGCTGAGACACCTTACATGCCTTTGCTAGCATTCCCATTTGTAAAATTATTCCAGAACAACCAGCTGATCTGTTTTGAAGTTGTTGCTACAGTAGTAG TTAATTTTTGTCAGCACTGGTTTGAGTACTTTCCCAATCCTCCATTTAATGTCCTTGGTATGGTGGAAAATGTTTTGGCACATCATGACAAAGAACTACTTCagcatttaataaaatacaatgtGACTTCACAG GTTTATGCTTGGCCTCTCCTAGAAACACTATTATCTGAGGTTCTAACAAGAGAAGAATGGCTGAAAACCTTTGACAATATTTTCTCCAACCATCCTTCATACTTTCTAATGATTGTCGTTGCCTATGTTATATGTTCCAGAGCTCCCTTGCTCCACTGTAATCAAGCAGCAGATTTTGAG TATTTCTTTCATCATCGTAACAACGTGGACATTAATGTTGTGATTAAGGAAGCCTATCATCTTATGGAGGCTACACCACTGGATATCCATCCACAGCATATGCTTGATGACTTCACACCACTTACAAAAGGACAGTACCCTGTGTTTAATAAATATCCCGTGTTCATTGTGAATGATCAAGCTCAGAAATGGGAGAAGATCAGACAGGATGAAATTGAATACCTGCGAGAGAG ACAATTAGCACATGAATCAGAAGCCAAAGCACAGgaacaaaaagcagaagatgAAGCCTGGTATCGAAAGCAGAAATTACTTCAAGAAGCTGAAGAACAGAGGCGAAAAATCCTATTGGAAGAAGAGAAGTTGGCAGAACAGAGCCAGAG GCTTGCTGTTGTGAAAAGAGAACTGAAAGCAAAGGAACTGCAGCTTTTAGATGTTTCAAGAAGGTGTTTTCTGAACTACCAGCAAGATCAGCTTCAAATGGAACTGAAACGTCTTGATGATGAAATTGCAAGAAAG CATCTAATCAAAAACCAAGAGGCAGttacaaaggaaatgaaagatgaGGTGGAAGCCCATCAAAGAAAGGTGGATCTGAAAGGTGTTCAGAGATTGACAGAAATAGataaagaagaaatacagaaagctCATACA GTGGCTGAAGAAAATTTAGCCAAAGCTGAGCAGAAGCACACTGACACCGACTGGAGGCTGCACCAGCAGCGGAGACTCAGGCGTGATGaccaggagcaggagaagcGCTACAGGGAGATTGTCGAGCTCCTGCATGACAACAGGGTGAAAGAAGCTGAACTGCTGAAGGCCATGAgggagacagaagaaaaaaag CAGGAAGATGTTGTACAGAATAAAGCTCAGCTGGAGGAAGAGCAGAAGGTGGCTGCTGCTGTAGATGGGCACAGGAAGCAGTTCTTAGATGGCAAAAGGAATGATGAGTTAAAATTGGCTGAGAAGCTGCAAAGGGAGGATGGACATTTTG AGGGACTGCACAATTTAAAGGCCAGGTGTCCAGAGAGAGGGGTAGAAGTCCACCAGGTGCCAAGGCCTGGAAACATCTATCTCAATGATTTGTCTACATTAGCATCATCACCACACA aaaatgtctttgctCCCAGGGATGGCACAG ACAGAAGACGAGCAGAACTGGCGCGCCAGGAGTGGGAGCTGATGGCAGAAGTCCGGCAGCTGAGACGAAGGCTCGCCTCACGGGCCAAAGCCAGGCACCCTCCAGCTCATTTCCCAGCTACAACGTGGTCATCTTGA
- the TBC1D31 gene encoding TBC1 domain family member 31 isoform X9: MERCDLGERRRGPIWSRRAGAAAARGVIVNIIHSVQGYHSKTIHFLNVAFDSSGDSLLAGDRQGNIYVFDLNGNRFNLVQRTMQACTALAFNLHRKTEFLVALADYSIKCFDTETQELVSWMRGHESSVSSISVHESGKFAITTSTDTAQLWDLDTFQRIRKLNVRQSVGIQKVFFLPLSNTILSCFKDNSVFAWEFDTLHCKYQLSAPVEGFVLFYKVFAVTRNGHTLVAGGKSNHLHIWCLELKRLIRIIQMPEKVRAVRHLEFLPDEFDGGSNQVLGVLSQDNVMRFINIETCKLLFDIGSPEDGISTAVISPNGRYIASVMENGSLNLYSVQALTQEGNKPPPFMFKVVEDGPKYTSEANKLITKVTSGRSKEPWKSKQSKIQSRLLKLQANTSLENKENELRGGLNKKRLQALLKEFGEYPAKYRMFVWRSLLQLPENHLAFSSLIDRGIHSAFVNIQKEYPIKSGKLLRVLQRTLSALAHWSAIFAETPYMPLLAFPFVKLFQNNQLICFEVVATVVVNFCQHWFEYFPNPPFNVLGMVENVLAHHDKELLQHLIKYNVTSQVYAWPLLETLLSEVLTREEWLKTFDNIFSNHPSYFLMIVVAYVICSRAPLLHCNQAADFEYFFHHRNNVDINVVIKEAYHLMEATPLDIHPQHMLDDFTPLTKGQYPVFNKYPVFIVNDQAQKWEKIRQDEIEYLRERQLAHESEAKAQEQKAEDEAWYRKQKLLQEAEEQRRKILLEEEKLAEQSQRLAVVKRELKAKELQLLDVSRRCFLNYQQDQLQMELKRLDDEIARKHLIKNQEAVTKEMKDEVEAHQRKVDLKGVQRLTEIDKEEIQKAHTVAEENLAKAEQKHTDTDWRLHQQRRLRRDDQEQEKRYREIVELLHDNRVKEAELLKAMRETEEKKQEDVVQNKAQLEEEQKVAAAVDGHRKQFLDGKRNDELKLAEKLQREDGHFEGLHNLKARCPERGVEVHQVPRPGNIYLNDLSTLASSPHNRRRAELARQEWELMAEVRQLRRRLASRAKARHPPAHFPATTWSS, encoded by the exons atggagcGCTGCGATCTGGGCGAGCGGCGGCGCGGGCCCATCTGGAGCCGCAGGGCGGGGGCGGCCGCAGCGCGGGG aGTTATAGTGAACATCATTCACAGTGTCCAGGGGTACCATTCAAAGACAATACATTTTCTGAATGTGGCTTTTGACAGTTCTGGGGATTCTCTCCTCGCTGGAGACCGCCAAGGGAATATATATGTTTTTGACTTGAATGGGAACAG gTTCAACCTCGTTCAGAGAACAATGCAGGCTTGCACTGCTTTGGCATTTAATCTTCACAGAAAGACAGAGTTCCTTGTGGCTTTGGCAGATTATTCCATTAAGTGCTTTGATACAG AAACCCAGGAGCTAGTTAGTTGGATGAGAGGCCATGAGTCTTCTGTGTCTTCCATCTCTGTCCATGAGTCAGGCAAGTTTGCCATCACTACTTCCACTGATACAGCTCAACTGTGGGACTTGGACACCTTTCAAAGAATAAGAAAGCTGAATGTTCGTCAGTCTGTGGGTATACAAAAG gttttttttcttccattgaGTAACACCATTCTCAGCTGTTTCAAAGATAATTCTGTTTTTGCATGGGAATTCGATACTCTTCACTGTAAATACCAGTTGTCAGCTCCTGTAGAAggttttgtattattttataaGGTGTTTGCTGTTACCAG GAATGGTCACACTTTGGTAGCTGGTGGGAAATCAAATCATCTTCACATATGGTGTTTGGAATTAAAGCGTTTGATAAGAATAATCCAGATGCCCGAGAAAGTGCGAGCTGTCCGTCACCTGGAATTCCTCCCTGATGAATTTGATGGGGGCTCCAATCAG GTCCTTGGAGTGTTGAGTCAAGATAATGTTATGAGATTTATCAATATAGAAACATGCAAACTTCTTTTTGACATTGGGAGTCCTGAAGACGGAATTAGTACAGCAGTGATTAGCCCGAATGGACGGTATATTGCCTCAGTAATGGAAAATGGAAGCCTTAACTTATACAGTGTCCAAGCTTTGACTCAAGAAGGAAATAAG CCTCCACCATTCATGTTCAAAGTTGTAGAAGATGGACCCAAGTACACCTCAGAGGCAAATAAACTGATCACAAAAGTGACTTCAGGAAGGTCAAAGGAGCCATGGAAAtccaaacaaagcaaaattcaAAGCAGATTGCTAAAACTGCAAGCAAATACATCACTTGAAAATAAAGAG AATGAATTGCGAGGTGGATTAAACAAGAAACGTCTGCAGGCCTTATTGAAAGAATTTGGAGAATATCCAGCTAAGTACAG GATGTTTGTTTGGCGTTCCTTATTACAACTTCCTGAAAACCACTTGGCATTCAGTAGCCTGATAGATAGAGGAATCCACAGTGCATTCgtaaatattcagaaagagTACCCTATCAAAAGTGGGAAACTGCTGAGAGTTCTACAGAG GACATTGTCAGCTCTAGCTCATTGGTCTGCTATCTTTGCTGAGACACCTTACATGCCTTTGCTAGCATTCCCATTTGTAAAATTATTCCAGAACAACCAGCTGATCTGTTTTGAAGTTGTTGCTACAGTAGTAG TTAATTTTTGTCAGCACTGGTTTGAGTACTTTCCCAATCCTCCATTTAATGTCCTTGGTATGGTGGAAAATGTTTTGGCACATCATGACAAAGAACTACTTCagcatttaataaaatacaatgtGACTTCACAG GTTTATGCTTGGCCTCTCCTAGAAACACTATTATCTGAGGTTCTAACAAGAGAAGAATGGCTGAAAACCTTTGACAATATTTTCTCCAACCATCCTTCATACTTTCTAATGATTGTCGTTGCCTATGTTATATGTTCCAGAGCTCCCTTGCTCCACTGTAATCAAGCAGCAGATTTTGAG TATTTCTTTCATCATCGTAACAACGTGGACATTAATGTTGTGATTAAGGAAGCCTATCATCTTATGGAGGCTACACCACTGGATATCCATCCACAGCATATGCTTGATGACTTCACACCACTTACAAAAGGACAGTACCCTGTGTTTAATAAATATCCCGTGTTCATTGTGAATGATCAAGCTCAGAAATGGGAGAAGATCAGACAGGATGAAATTGAATACCTGCGAGAGAG ACAATTAGCACATGAATCAGAAGCCAAAGCACAGgaacaaaaagcagaagatgAAGCCTGGTATCGAAAGCAGAAATTACTTCAAGAAGCTGAAGAACAGAGGCGAAAAATCCTATTGGAAGAAGAGAAGTTGGCAGAACAGAGCCAGAG GCTTGCTGTTGTGAAAAGAGAACTGAAAGCAAAGGAACTGCAGCTTTTAGATGTTTCAAGAAGGTGTTTTCTGAACTACCAGCAAGATCAGCTTCAAATGGAACTGAAACGTCTTGATGATGAAATTGCAAGAAAG CATCTAATCAAAAACCAAGAGGCAGttacaaaggaaatgaaagatgaGGTGGAAGCCCATCAAAGAAAGGTGGATCTGAAAGGTGTTCAGAGATTGACAGAAATAGataaagaagaaatacagaaagctCATACA GTGGCTGAAGAAAATTTAGCCAAAGCTGAGCAGAAGCACACTGACACCGACTGGAGGCTGCACCAGCAGCGGAGACTCAGGCGTGATGaccaggagcaggagaagcGCTACAGGGAGATTGTCGAGCTCCTGCATGACAACAGGGTGAAAGAAGCTGAACTGCTGAAGGCCATGAgggagacagaagaaaaaaag CAGGAAGATGTTGTACAGAATAAAGCTCAGCTGGAGGAAGAGCAGAAGGTGGCTGCTGCTGTAGATGGGCACAGGAAGCAGTTCTTAGATGGCAAAAGGAATGATGAGTTAAAATTGGCTGAGAAGCTGCAAAGGGAGGATGGACATTTTG AGGGACTGCACAATTTAAAGGCCAGGTGTCCAGAGAGAGGGGTAGAAGTCCACCAGGTGCCAAGGCCTGGAAACATCTATCTCAATGATTTGTCTACATTAGCATCATCACCACACA ACAGAAGACGAGCAGAACTGGCGCGCCAGGAGTGGGAGCTGATGGCAGAAGTCCGGCAGCTGAGACGAAGGCTCGCCTCACGGGCCAAAGCCAGGCACCCTCCAGCTCATTTCCCAGCTACAACGTGGTCATCTTGA
- the TBC1D31 gene encoding TBC1 domain family member 31 isoform X6, with amino-acid sequence MERCDLGERRRGPIWSRRAGAAAARGVIVNIIHSVQGYHSKTIHFLNVAFDSSGDSLLAGDRQGNIYVFDLNGNRFNLVQRTMQACTALAFNLHRKTEFLVALADYSIKCFDTETQELVSWMRGHESSVSSISVHESGKFAITTSTDTAQLWDLDTFQRIRKLNVRQSVGIQKVFFLPLSNTILSCFKDNSVFAWEFDTLHCKYQLSAPVEGFVLFYKVFAVTRNGHTLVAGGKSNHLHIWCLELKRLIRIIQMPEKVRAVRHLEFLPDEFDGGSNQVLGVLSQDNVMRFINIETCKLLFDIGSPEDGISTAVISPNGRYIASVMENGSLNLYSVQALTQEGNKPPPFMFKVVEDGPKYTSEANKLITKVTSGRSKEPWKSKQSKIQSRLLKLQANTSLENKENELRGGLNKKRLQALLKEFGEYPAKYRMFVWRSLLQLPENHLAFSSLIDRGIHSAFVNIQKEYPIKSGKLLRVLQRTLSALAHWSAIFAETPYMPLLAFPFVKLFQNNQLICFEVVATVVVNFCQHWFEYFPNPPFNVLGMVENVLAHHDKELLQHLIKYNVTSQVYAWPLLETLLSEVLTREEWLKTFDNIFSNHPSYFLMIVVAYVICSRAPLLHCNQAADFEYFFHHRNNVDINVVIKEAYHLMEATPLDIHPQHMLDDFTPLTKGQYPVFNKYPVFIVNDQAQKWEKIRQDEIEYLRERQLAHESEAKAQEQKAEDEAWYRKQKLLQEAEEQRRKILLEEEKLAEQSQRLAVVKRELKAKELQLLDVSRRCFLNYQQDQLQMELKRLDDEIARKVAEENLAKAEQKHTDTDWRLHQQRRLRRDDQEQEKRYREIVELLHDNRVKEAELLKAMRETEEKKQEDVVQNKAQLEEEQKVAAAVDGHRKQFLDGKRNDELKLAEKLQREDGHFEGLHNLKARCPERGVEVHQVPRPGNIYLNDLSTLASSPHNRRRAELARQEWELMAEVRQLRRRLASRAKARHPPAHFPATTWSS; translated from the exons atggagcGCTGCGATCTGGGCGAGCGGCGGCGCGGGCCCATCTGGAGCCGCAGGGCGGGGGCGGCCGCAGCGCGGGG aGTTATAGTGAACATCATTCACAGTGTCCAGGGGTACCATTCAAAGACAATACATTTTCTGAATGTGGCTTTTGACAGTTCTGGGGATTCTCTCCTCGCTGGAGACCGCCAAGGGAATATATATGTTTTTGACTTGAATGGGAACAG gTTCAACCTCGTTCAGAGAACAATGCAGGCTTGCACTGCTTTGGCATTTAATCTTCACAGAAAGACAGAGTTCCTTGTGGCTTTGGCAGATTATTCCATTAAGTGCTTTGATACAG AAACCCAGGAGCTAGTTAGTTGGATGAGAGGCCATGAGTCTTCTGTGTCTTCCATCTCTGTCCATGAGTCAGGCAAGTTTGCCATCACTACTTCCACTGATACAGCTCAACTGTGGGACTTGGACACCTTTCAAAGAATAAGAAAGCTGAATGTTCGTCAGTCTGTGGGTATACAAAAG gttttttttcttccattgaGTAACACCATTCTCAGCTGTTTCAAAGATAATTCTGTTTTTGCATGGGAATTCGATACTCTTCACTGTAAATACCAGTTGTCAGCTCCTGTAGAAggttttgtattattttataaGGTGTTTGCTGTTACCAG GAATGGTCACACTTTGGTAGCTGGTGGGAAATCAAATCATCTTCACATATGGTGTTTGGAATTAAAGCGTTTGATAAGAATAATCCAGATGCCCGAGAAAGTGCGAGCTGTCCGTCACCTGGAATTCCTCCCTGATGAATTTGATGGGGGCTCCAATCAG GTCCTTGGAGTGTTGAGTCAAGATAATGTTATGAGATTTATCAATATAGAAACATGCAAACTTCTTTTTGACATTGGGAGTCCTGAAGACGGAATTAGTACAGCAGTGATTAGCCCGAATGGACGGTATATTGCCTCAGTAATGGAAAATGGAAGCCTTAACTTATACAGTGTCCAAGCTTTGACTCAAGAAGGAAATAAG CCTCCACCATTCATGTTCAAAGTTGTAGAAGATGGACCCAAGTACACCTCAGAGGCAAATAAACTGATCACAAAAGTGACTTCAGGAAGGTCAAAGGAGCCATGGAAAtccaaacaaagcaaaattcaAAGCAGATTGCTAAAACTGCAAGCAAATACATCACTTGAAAATAAAGAG AATGAATTGCGAGGTGGATTAAACAAGAAACGTCTGCAGGCCTTATTGAAAGAATTTGGAGAATATCCAGCTAAGTACAG GATGTTTGTTTGGCGTTCCTTATTACAACTTCCTGAAAACCACTTGGCATTCAGTAGCCTGATAGATAGAGGAATCCACAGTGCATTCgtaaatattcagaaagagTACCCTATCAAAAGTGGGAAACTGCTGAGAGTTCTACAGAG GACATTGTCAGCTCTAGCTCATTGGTCTGCTATCTTTGCTGAGACACCTTACATGCCTTTGCTAGCATTCCCATTTGTAAAATTATTCCAGAACAACCAGCTGATCTGTTTTGAAGTTGTTGCTACAGTAGTAG TTAATTTTTGTCAGCACTGGTTTGAGTACTTTCCCAATCCTCCATTTAATGTCCTTGGTATGGTGGAAAATGTTTTGGCACATCATGACAAAGAACTACTTCagcatttaataaaatacaatgtGACTTCACAG GTTTATGCTTGGCCTCTCCTAGAAACACTATTATCTGAGGTTCTAACAAGAGAAGAATGGCTGAAAACCTTTGACAATATTTTCTCCAACCATCCTTCATACTTTCTAATGATTGTCGTTGCCTATGTTATATGTTCCAGAGCTCCCTTGCTCCACTGTAATCAAGCAGCAGATTTTGAG TATTTCTTTCATCATCGTAACAACGTGGACATTAATGTTGTGATTAAGGAAGCCTATCATCTTATGGAGGCTACACCACTGGATATCCATCCACAGCATATGCTTGATGACTTCACACCACTTACAAAAGGACAGTACCCTGTGTTTAATAAATATCCCGTGTTCATTGTGAATGATCAAGCTCAGAAATGGGAGAAGATCAGACAGGATGAAATTGAATACCTGCGAGAGAG ACAATTAGCACATGAATCAGAAGCCAAAGCACAGgaacaaaaagcagaagatgAAGCCTGGTATCGAAAGCAGAAATTACTTCAAGAAGCTGAAGAACAGAGGCGAAAAATCCTATTGGAAGAAGAGAAGTTGGCAGAACAGAGCCAGAG GCTTGCTGTTGTGAAAAGAGAACTGAAAGCAAAGGAACTGCAGCTTTTAGATGTTTCAAGAAGGTGTTTTCTGAACTACCAGCAAGATCAGCTTCAAATGGAACTGAAACGTCTTGATGATGAAATTGCAAGAAAG GTGGCTGAAGAAAATTTAGCCAAAGCTGAGCAGAAGCACACTGACACCGACTGGAGGCTGCACCAGCAGCGGAGACTCAGGCGTGATGaccaggagcaggagaagcGCTACAGGGAGATTGTCGAGCTCCTGCATGACAACAGGGTGAAAGAAGCTGAACTGCTGAAGGCCATGAgggagacagaagaaaaaaag CAGGAAGATGTTGTACAGAATAAAGCTCAGCTGGAGGAAGAGCAGAAGGTGGCTGCTGCTGTAGATGGGCACAGGAAGCAGTTCTTAGATGGCAAAAGGAATGATGAGTTAAAATTGGCTGAGAAGCTGCAAAGGGAGGATGGACATTTTG AGGGACTGCACAATTTAAAGGCCAGGTGTCCAGAGAGAGGGGTAGAAGTCCACCAGGTGCCAAGGCCTGGAAACATCTATCTCAATGATTTGTCTACATTAGCATCATCACCACACA ACAGAAGACGAGCAGAACTGGCGCGCCAGGAGTGGGAGCTGATGGCAGAAGTCCGGCAGCTGAGACGAAGGCTCGCCTCACGGGCCAAAGCCAGGCACCCTCCAGCTCATTTCCCAGCTACAACGTGGTCATCTTGA